A single Ruficoccus amylovorans DNA region contains:
- a CDS encoding helix-turn-helix domain-containing protein — protein MLRYLTYGLRDFRDYPDHTAKRLNWEFFALHSGRLSFVQSDRRLKLSAKANFWVIPPQFSYNWKPREADAVCDRTLFSFPQVPLLLKEEVTRSGVLALKLEEKRLDRVRELAVEARPSYDSPNQLSSLAFEKILIELALIALSEVPLKSQWRLDELAGERVERIIAWYVEHMHEAPKITTICDACNISPSHMRRLFHQVMGKAPQEIFTRQRIQRACDILSTDSATLDEIASQCGFVSTSDFCRVFARVQKTSPNVWRLRVK, from the coding sequence ATGTTGCGCTACCTCACCTATGGCCTTCGAGATTTTCGGGACTACCCCGACCATACCGCCAAGCGTTTGAACTGGGAGTTTTTCGCGCTGCATTCGGGGCGGCTATCCTTTGTGCAGTCGGACCGCAGGCTCAAACTCTCGGCCAAGGCGAACTTTTGGGTCATTCCCCCGCAGTTCTCCTACAATTGGAAACCGCGGGAAGCGGATGCTGTCTGCGACCGGACGCTTTTCTCGTTTCCGCAGGTGCCGCTGCTGCTCAAGGAGGAGGTGACCCGCAGCGGTGTGCTCGCGCTCAAGCTCGAAGAAAAACGCCTCGACCGGGTGCGTGAGCTCGCCGTCGAGGCCCGCCCGAGCTACGACTCGCCCAACCAGCTCAGCAGCCTTGCCTTTGAGAAAATCCTCATTGAACTCGCGCTGATTGCCTTGAGCGAAGTCCCGCTCAAGTCCCAATGGCGGCTGGACGAATTGGCGGGCGAGCGGGTGGAGCGCATCATCGCATGGTACGTTGAGCACATGCACGAGGCCCCGAAAATTACGACGATTTGTGATGCCTGCAACATCTCGCCCAGCCACATGCGCCGTCTGTTTCATCAGGTTATGGGCAAGGCTCCGCAGGAGATATTTACCCGACAGCGCATCCAGCGCGCCTGTGATATTCTTTCGACCGATTCGGCCACGCTTGATGAGATCGCTTCCCAATGCGGGTTCGTCAGTACGTCGGATTTCTGTCGCGTCTTTGCCCGTGTGCAGAAGACGTCACCCAACGTGTGGCGGTTGCGCGTCAAGTGA
- a CDS encoding sodium:solute symporter family transporter has product MILAVGPACKKLNTDTSDFFRSGSRGTWWIVGMSSFMSGISALTFTGNGGAAYMAGWSVLAIYFGSIAAYVFHVFFLGRMFRQLRVTTFPEALRSRFGPVTEQVFAVIGVFLSVLTAGLWLLGLSIFAATCFSVPLMLTIPALGLTVLFYSTLGGRWAVLSADFIQGLVMFTMTILLTVLCLIHFGGIGGFFSEIKAQGLSDAFAFIKPDGSDLNNDYTLEWLVSIFFIQFIGMTSMMQSTRYFSVKEGRSATKAAILTGVLTVIGTMLWFIPPMSARMLFPEEVMASGMPKPEEAAFAVIALKMLPTGLIGMMVVAMFAATMSSVDSGLNGNVAILIRNIVPFIFGLLKRPLPPEDVLLRWSRVMTVVFGFLIIGIACYLAMGNEAGIFRFAIGLAATIGMPMSIPMTLCLFIRRAPSWACLFSVAMGVVPSLIYYANPGLMSFGERTLSVFVAGAGAFFLSMFFPQTAFYRQRVDDFFALMHKPVDFEKEVGQANDSLQLMIMSRFALVIGLLVALLLFIPNPLGGRVSILAVSLVIGGLGIAFHFRAKSAR; this is encoded by the coding sequence GTGATTCTTGCCGTCGGTCCGGCCTGCAAGAAGCTCAATACCGACACGAGCGACTTCTTCCGAAGCGGCTCGCGGGGAACCTGGTGGATCGTGGGGATGAGCTCCTTCATGAGTGGCATCAGCGCGCTGACGTTTACTGGTAATGGAGGCGCCGCCTACATGGCCGGGTGGAGCGTCCTGGCGATTTACTTCGGCAGCATCGCGGCGTATGTCTTCCATGTTTTCTTCCTCGGGAGGATGTTCCGCCAACTACGGGTGACGACATTTCCGGAGGCGCTGCGAAGCCGTTTCGGTCCGGTGACCGAGCAGGTCTTCGCCGTGATAGGCGTCTTTCTCTCCGTGCTGACAGCCGGGCTTTGGCTACTCGGGCTGTCGATCTTCGCGGCGACATGTTTCTCCGTTCCCCTCATGCTGACCATCCCCGCGCTCGGGCTGACCGTGCTGTTCTACTCCACACTGGGCGGGCGCTGGGCGGTACTGTCCGCCGACTTTATTCAGGGGCTGGTCATGTTTACCATGACGATTCTGCTGACCGTATTGTGCCTGATTCATTTCGGTGGCATTGGCGGATTTTTCTCCGAGATAAAAGCGCAGGGGCTGAGCGACGCCTTCGCCTTTATCAAGCCCGATGGCTCCGACCTGAACAACGACTACACCTTGGAGTGGCTGGTCTCGATTTTCTTCATCCAGTTTATCGGGATGACTTCGATGATGCAGAGCACGCGGTACTTCTCGGTCAAGGAGGGGCGCTCGGCCACCAAGGCGGCCATCCTGACCGGCGTGCTGACGGTCATTGGGACGATGCTCTGGTTTATTCCGCCGATGTCGGCGCGAATGCTTTTCCCGGAAGAGGTGATGGCCTCGGGCATGCCCAAGCCCGAGGAGGCAGCCTTCGCGGTCATTGCGCTGAAAATGCTGCCCACGGGGTTAATTGGCATGATGGTCGTGGCCATGTTCGCGGCGACGATGAGCTCGGTGGACAGCGGGCTCAACGGCAATGTCGCCATCCTGATCCGCAACATCGTTCCCTTCATCTTCGGGCTACTGAAGCGTCCGCTACCGCCGGAGGATGTCCTGCTGCGCTGGAGCCGGGTGATGACGGTCGTCTTCGGTTTTCTGATTATCGGGATCGCCTGCTATCTGGCGATGGGAAATGAGGCCGGGATCTTCCGTTTCGCCATCGGACTGGCTGCGACGATCGGCATGCCAATGTCGATCCCGATGACACTATGCCTGTTTATCCGGCGTGCACCTTCCTGGGCCTGTTTGTTCTCTGTCGCAATGGGTGTCGTCCCCTCGCTCATCTACTACGCCAACCCCGGACTGATGAGCTTCGGCGAGCGTACGCTCAGCGTGTTTGTGGCCGGGGCGGGGGCGTTTTTCCTGAGTATGTTTTTCCCGCAAACGGCGTTTTATCGCCAGCGGGTGGACGATTTTTTCGCGCTCATGCATAAGCCGGTCGATTTCGAGAAAGAAGTGGGGCAGGCCAATGACAGTTTGCAGTTGATGATTATGAGCCGGTTCGCGTTGGTTATCGGATTGCTGGTGGCGCTGTTGTTGTTTATCCCTAATCCGCTCGGCGGGCGCGTGTCGATTCTGGCGGTGAGCCTGGTCATTGGCGGCTTGGGAATTGCCTTTCATTTTCGGGCGAAGTCGGCTAGGTGA
- a CDS encoding LamG-like jellyroll fold domain-containing protein — protein MKSLPSILLVLGTALGLNAQTTPFIHYTFNDANTSTTTATNSGSSGAALNGVFVNSAGTPTALQNVTGVSGKAGDYAFNNSAATMSGAGGAVTASNLRDALSNAYGTTLVESYTISMWYYSTDVALSNSARLMAITGTANPVDIRNYISDGRVATTLGEETPNTGSGVSTPYAAVGEWLYIAVTVDLTQPSSNVKFYAGSTEDAVSLVATSSVGASNMNISSTLRIGNYIGTLSNAFEGYIDDFQLHLSTTNASGVLSQAQLENIRASAIPEPRESALIFLFGGALVAFFYKRAFCRR, from the coding sequence ATGAAAAGTCTGCCCTCTATCCTGCTTGTTCTCGGCACCGCTCTGGGCCTGAACGCCCAGACCACACCGTTTATCCATTACACCTTCAATGATGCCAATACCTCGACCACGACCGCAACCAACAGTGGTTCCTCCGGCGCGGCGCTGAACGGTGTGTTTGTCAACAGTGCCGGTACTCCCACCGCGCTGCAAAACGTGACCGGCGTGAGCGGAAAGGCCGGCGACTACGCGTTTAATAATTCTGCCGCCACCATGTCGGGCGCAGGGGGAGCGGTCACGGCTTCCAACCTCCGGGACGCGCTCAGCAACGCTTACGGCACCACACTCGTCGAGAGCTACACGATCAGCATGTGGTACTATTCGACGGATGTCGCGCTGTCGAATTCAGCCCGCCTGATGGCGATCACCGGTACCGCCAACCCTGTAGATATTCGCAACTACATCAGCGACGGACGGGTGGCCACGACATTGGGAGAAGAGACTCCTAATACGGGCAGCGGCGTCTCCACGCCGTACGCGGCTGTCGGCGAGTGGCTCTATATTGCGGTCACGGTGGACCTGACTCAGCCCTCCAGCAACGTCAAGTTCTACGCCGGTTCGACCGAAGACGCCGTTTCTCTCGTGGCGACCAGCTCCGTCGGTGCGAGTAACATGAACATTTCCTCGACGCTGAGGATCGGTAACTACATCGGGACCCTCAGCAATGCGTTTGAAGGCTACATTGACGATTTTCAGTTGCATCTTTCCACCACGAACGCATCCGGCGTGTTGAGTCAGGCGCAGTTGGAAAACATCCGGGCCTCCGCCATCCCCGAACCGCGTGAGAGCGCCTTGATCTTCCTGTTCGGAGGGGCGCTGGTCGCTTTCTTCTACAAGCGTGCCTTCTGTCGCCGCTAG
- a CDS encoding purine-cytosine permease family protein, with protein sequence MTPTTPHTPTAVPQGVPASEFEREPVPANKLKGANKFWGMYAGEHAAGTEFMIGPLFLLNGVSLQNIFLGLLVGNFLAVLSWRYVCAPIAARARLTLYYQLEKIAGGSLTKVYNLANGVLFCFLAGAMVTVSATAVGMPLNIPMPAATDMFPTSLSFVVIVLVVGLVIAVVASYGYETVARFANVASPWMILVFFACGVIALKELGVTNWSTLEQVWTESTIFAQNGSDQTRMGFWSVTFFAWFCNSAMNVGMADLSVFRFAKKPSYGWASSAGVYVGHYMAWIAAALMLAAQIKLNQDATPIPGRMASNVAGLAGIVCVIVAGWTTANPTIYRAGLAFQAMVPKASRFKVTLAAGMVATLAGVFPALAWKLLGFVGLYGTILAPVGAVIFVDWYFVRRQNPEALYNAEPASSFSLSVLAAWVIPVGIALYFMHFQGISSWFLPLPTWIACAVIYYLLSAKNRASRALPVA encoded by the coding sequence GTGACCCCAACCACCCCACATACCCCAACGGCGGTTCCGCAGGGAGTTCCCGCCAGCGAATTCGAACGCGAACCGGTCCCGGCCAACAAGCTCAAGGGAGCGAACAAGTTCTGGGGCATGTACGCCGGTGAGCACGCCGCGGGGACCGAGTTCATGATCGGACCGTTGTTCCTGCTCAACGGCGTGAGCCTTCAGAACATTTTCCTCGGGCTGCTCGTGGGTAACTTTCTGGCCGTGCTTTCGTGGCGCTACGTCTGCGCTCCCATTGCCGCGCGGGCGCGGTTGACGCTCTATTACCAACTGGAGAAAATCGCCGGAGGCTCGCTGACCAAGGTTTACAACCTCGCCAATGGTGTGCTGTTCTGCTTCCTGGCCGGAGCGATGGTCACGGTCTCGGCCACCGCGGTCGGGATGCCGCTGAACATCCCCATGCCCGCGGCCACCGACATGTTCCCGACGAGCCTCTCGTTTGTGGTCATCGTGCTCGTGGTCGGGCTCGTCATCGCGGTCGTCGCCAGCTACGGGTACGAGACAGTGGCGCGCTTCGCCAACGTCGCCTCGCCGTGGATGATCCTCGTCTTTTTCGCCTGCGGCGTCATCGCCCTCAAAGAGCTGGGCGTGACCAACTGGTCCACCCTCGAACAAGTCTGGACCGAATCCACCATCTTCGCCCAGAACGGCAGCGACCAGACCCGGATGGGCTTCTGGAGCGTGACGTTCTTCGCCTGGTTCTGCAACTCGGCCATGAACGTCGGCATGGCGGACCTGTCCGTCTTCCGCTTTGCCAAAAAGCCCAGCTACGGCTGGGCCAGCTCGGCGGGTGTATACGTCGGGCACTACATGGCGTGGATCGCCGCCGCTCTCATGCTGGCCGCGCAGATCAAGCTCAATCAGGACGCCACGCCCATCCCCGGCCGGATGGCCAGCAACGTGGCCGGACTGGCCGGGATCGTCTGCGTCATCGTAGCCGGCTGGACCACCGCCAACCCAACCATTTACCGCGCCGGACTCGCCTTCCAGGCTATGGTCCCCAAAGCCTCGCGCTTCAAGGTCACGCTGGCCGCGGGCATGGTGGCCACGCTGGCCGGAGTCTTCCCCGCGCTTGCCTGGAAACTGCTCGGCTTCGTGGGGCTTTACGGCACTATTCTCGCGCCGGTCGGGGCCGTCATCTTCGTGGACTGGTACTTCGTCCGCCGCCAGAACCCCGAGGCCCTCTACAACGCCGAACCTGCCAGCAGCTTCAGCCTGAGCGTGCTTGCGGCCTGGGTTATCCCTGTTGGAATTGCGCTCTATTTCATGCACTTCCAGGGCATATCCTCCTGGTTCCTGCCCTTGCCGACATGGATTGCCTGCGCGGTGATCTATTACCTGCTTTCGGCCAAAAACCGCGCTTCACGCGCCCTCCCCGTCGCCTGA
- a CDS encoding type II secretion system protein, whose translation MERRLYAQVAPAKGFSLLELLVVIAVIALLGSIVISVAGNIREHAAATKSLGNLRALGTALKLYVGENNGRLPTLNRQNDDPSGGPNMANSWMAQVREYVNLPGQVPDSVAAAYSRSDYKLPIIFYCPNAERSHPWGDYGANYEFIMYRDYTDPDRIVSVYNTPNLEKKVLIASVAGLDGNNEPTGSTDGSWLLHGRLFAERGSTGAYGARPYDRNAGKCNVLMGDGSCAQIVAAELSRQEREDLFLNEIN comes from the coding sequence ATGGAACGAAGGCTTTACGCACAAGTTGCCCCCGCAAAAGGTTTTTCCCTCCTGGAGTTGTTGGTCGTGATCGCGGTCATCGCGCTGCTGGGATCGATCGTGATCTCTGTGGCGGGTAATATCCGCGAGCACGCCGCCGCGACCAAGAGTCTTGGAAATCTACGCGCACTGGGAACGGCTCTGAAGCTCTACGTGGGCGAGAACAACGGGCGCCTCCCCACGCTGAACCGGCAGAACGACGACCCCTCCGGCGGCCCCAATATGGCCAACTCGTGGATGGCTCAGGTGAGGGAGTACGTGAACCTTCCCGGTCAGGTACCCGATTCGGTCGCCGCGGCCTATAGTCGTAGTGACTACAAGCTTCCGATTATTTTCTACTGCCCGAACGCCGAACGCAGTCACCCGTGGGGCGACTATGGAGCCAATTACGAGTTCATCATGTACAGGGACTACACCGATCCCGACAGAATCGTTTCGGTGTACAATACGCCCAATCTCGAAAAGAAAGTCCTGATCGCTTCGGTGGCCGGGCTCGACGGCAACAACGAACCGACGGGAAGCACGGACGGTTCATGGTTGCTGCACGGGAGGCTTTTCGCCGAGCGCGGTTCGACCGGTGCCTATGGCGCGCGTCCCTACGACCGCAACGCCGGCAAGTGCAACGTGCTCATGGGTGACGGGAGCTGTGCGCAGATTGTGGCCGCCGAACTTTCCCGCCAGGAGCGCGAGGATCTATTTCTCAACGAGATTAACTGA
- a CDS encoding helix-turn-helix domain-containing protein: MSERMLRYFSQGTRNFNEWPDPSARRTSWEFYVILKGRAAPVIAGEQVAEPERPSLWLLRPGLTYHWESSSNTVQRISLHFSVIPELLYRRMQGLNYLRHDLSDEDCAMVTQLADMLAPYYVNPTELFELYAQKVVVQLSILFLEDYEHRQLASVQRRVSERCRRAEEWYQLHMKSRPTIDRVAIENGMSPSQLRRDFLAVYGLVPHVVFRRLRLYEAARLLANTDWTIDRIYPESGFASKVDLHRSFKDEYNLTPHQWRKNISFPTEAEGTALAFSVATTGPVSPKRKSSTPTRKKQ; this comes from the coding sequence GTGAGTGAACGCATGCTGCGTTATTTCTCCCAGGGAACGCGTAACTTCAACGAATGGCCGGACCCCTCGGCAAGGCGCACGAGCTGGGAATTTTACGTCATCCTGAAGGGACGGGCCGCGCCCGTCATCGCGGGCGAGCAAGTGGCCGAGCCCGAACGGCCTTCGCTGTGGCTCCTGCGCCCGGGGCTGACCTATCACTGGGAAAGTTCGTCCAACACGGTCCAGCGAATATCGCTGCATTTCAGCGTCATCCCGGAGTTGCTCTACCGGCGGATGCAGGGCCTGAACTACCTGCGTCACGACCTGAGCGACGAGGACTGCGCGATGGTTACGCAACTGGCGGACATGCTCGCGCCCTACTACGTGAATCCGACCGAACTTTTCGAGTTGTATGCCCAGAAGGTTGTAGTGCAGCTTTCGATCCTATTCCTTGAGGACTACGAGCACCGTCAGCTCGCCTCCGTGCAGCGTCGGGTATCGGAGCGCTGCCGTCGGGCCGAGGAGTGGTATCAACTGCACATGAAAAGCCGGCCGACCATCGACCGTGTCGCTATCGAGAACGGGATGTCTCCCAGCCAGTTGAGGCGGGATTTTCTCGCCGTGTATGGGCTGGTGCCGCATGTGGTTTTTCGCCGCTTGCGGCTTTACGAAGCCGCCCGCTTGCTGGCGAATACGGACTGGACCATCGACCGGATTTATCCCGAGTCAGGCTTTGCCAGCAAGGTAGATCTGCACCGCTCCTTCAAGGACGAGTACAACCTCACCCCGCATCAGTGGCGCAAAAATATTTCCTTCCCGACGGAGGCGGAAGGCACCGCTCTGGCTTTTTCCGTCGCCACCACAGGGCCTGTCAGCCCGAAAAGAAAAAGCTCCACTCCCACGCGCAAGAAACAATAA
- a CDS encoding glycoside hydrolase family 99-like domain-containing protein — protein sequence MPKPEIAAYYFPNYHPDRRNEAFTGRKGWSEWELVEAARPRFEGHPLPYRPLWGKCDESDPQVMAMKIDAAADHGVDTFLFDWYYYNDGPYLERALDEGFLGAPNNDRLQFALMWANHDWHDIHPADPDVTPQTRYSGLLNPDVFEAVSTRMLEQYFSHPSYLKVDGAPFFSIYDAPHFVRSFGSVKAAREALDRWRRKAVAFGFPGLHINLVDWDVAILFGEGGAKRPAALAPELGADSINAYIWVHYTDMTRHEKNDYDAVAAQYFESFARLRAEAAVPVYPNVTMGWDPSARTRQDKPWKVGDYPFHGTLSGNTPARFEAALERALALAAEGEGFQMLTINAWNEWTEGSFLEPEVSLGFGYLEAIKRASAKVCVSGS from the coding sequence ATGCCCAAGCCTGAAATCGCCGCTTATTATTTTCCGAACTACCACCCTGACCGCCGCAACGAAGCCTTTACCGGGCGCAAGGGCTGGAGCGAATGGGAACTGGTCGAGGCCGCCCGCCCGCGCTTCGAGGGGCATCCGCTGCCGTACCGTCCGCTCTGGGGGAAGTGCGACGAGTCGGACCCGCAGGTCATGGCGATGAAAATCGACGCCGCCGCCGACCACGGCGTGGATACCTTCCTTTTTGACTGGTACTACTACAACGACGGCCCCTACCTGGAGCGCGCGCTGGACGAGGGCTTTCTCGGCGCTCCGAACAATGACCGACTGCAGTTCGCGCTGATGTGGGCCAACCACGATTGGCATGACATCCATCCGGCGGACCCGGATGTGACACCGCAGACCCGCTACAGCGGGCTGTTGAACCCGGATGTCTTCGAGGCCGTCAGCACGCGGATGCTGGAGCAGTATTTCTCGCACCCGTCTTATCTCAAGGTGGACGGCGCCCCGTTCTTTTCGATCTACGACGCCCCGCACTTCGTTCGCTCCTTCGGCTCGGTCAAGGCGGCCCGCGAGGCGCTCGACCGCTGGCGGAGGAAGGCCGTGGCATTCGGCTTTCCGGGGCTGCACATCAACCTGGTGGACTGGGACGTGGCCATCCTCTTTGGCGAGGGTGGGGCGAAACGTCCGGCGGCGCTCGCCCCGGAGCTGGGTGCGGACTCCATCAACGCCTACATCTGGGTCCACTACACCGATATGACGCGCCATGAGAAAAACGACTACGACGCCGTTGCGGCGCAGTATTTCGAGTCGTTTGCCCGCTTGCGGGCCGAGGCCGCCGTGCCGGTTTATCCGAACGTAACCATGGGCTGGGACCCCTCCGCCAGGACGCGGCAGGACAAGCCCTGGAAGGTCGGTGACTATCCCTTTCATGGTACTTTGTCCGGCAACACGCCCGCCCGTTTCGAGGCCGCGCTGGAGCGTGCCCTTGCCTTGGCTGCAGAGGGAGAGGGCTTTCAAATGTTGACCATCAACGCCTGGAACGAGTGGACGGAGGGCAGTTTTCTGGAGCCCGAGGTGAGCCTCGGCTTCGGCTACCTGGAAGCGATCAAGCGGGCATCTGCCAAGGTCTGCGTGAGCGGAAGCTAA
- a CDS encoding Gfo/Idh/MocA family oxidoreductase: protein MNTPHQPPIRVGIIGVSGYAGLLADCVQRHVDAGHAHWIAAAGLKTPADIARCEILARQGAHIHTDWRELIDQHAGQLDLLMIPTAIHVHREMTEYALARGLRVFMEKPLAATYADARAICEANRLSQGELVIGYQNLYCESTHQIKRYILEGRLGKIQSMRALALWPRPASYYSRNGWAGRLSTGGKPVNDSPVNNALAHHINLLLFWAGSRPLETAHVEAIEGSLYRARDIESFDTASLRISTGQDYPLEFHGSHSTREIFNPELHILGSRGNVRWKTDQSIHIETPTGREVLSLPPAPELRDYTVSQLMRWAAGEKILCCTPGQALEQTHVVDLIHRHLPIRRIPDRFIDMDEGQPVVEGLPQAFQRRYLEGGCLRAGDTPWAESPALALPAEKKSASLADVAQG from the coding sequence GTGAATACTCCCCATCAGCCCCCGATACGTGTCGGTATAATTGGTGTATCCGGCTATGCCGGATTGCTCGCTGACTGTGTTCAGCGGCATGTCGATGCCGGTCACGCGCACTGGATAGCCGCCGCCGGATTAAAGACCCCGGCAGACATCGCCCGTTGCGAAATCCTCGCCCGTCAGGGAGCGCATATTCACACCGACTGGCGGGAATTGATCGACCAACACGCCGGGCAGCTCGACCTGCTCATGATTCCGACCGCGATCCATGTTCACCGGGAGATGACGGAATACGCCTTGGCCCGGGGTCTGCGGGTTTTTATGGAAAAGCCGCTCGCGGCGACCTATGCCGACGCGCGCGCCATCTGCGAAGCCAACCGCCTCAGCCAGGGTGAGCTTGTTATCGGCTACCAGAATCTTTATTGTGAGAGCACCCACCAGATAAAGAGGTATATCCTCGAAGGACGGCTCGGGAAAATCCAGTCCATGCGCGCACTTGCACTGTGGCCCCGCCCCGCCTCCTACTACAGTCGCAATGGCTGGGCCGGACGCCTGAGCACCGGAGGCAAGCCGGTTAACGATTCGCCCGTCAACAACGCTCTCGCCCACCACATCAACCTGCTGCTTTTCTGGGCCGGAAGCCGTCCGCTGGAAACCGCCCATGTGGAAGCCATTGAGGGTTCACTCTACCGCGCTCGCGACATCGAGAGCTTCGACACGGCGAGCCTGCGCATTTCCACCGGTCAGGATTACCCGCTGGAGTTTCACGGCTCGCATAGCACCCGCGAGATATTTAACCCCGAACTGCATATCCTCGGCAGCCGTGGCAACGTCCGGTGGAAAACCGACCAGAGCATCCATATCGAAACGCCGACAGGTCGCGAAGTCCTGTCGCTGCCTCCAGCCCCCGAGCTACGAGATTACACAGTTTCGCAATTGATGCGTTGGGCGGCTGGAGAAAAAATCCTTTGCTGCACCCCCGGGCAGGCGCTTGAGCAAACCCACGTCGTCGATCTGATTCACCGGCACCTGCCGATTCGGCGCATTCCGGACCGCTTTATCGATATGGACGAGGGCCAGCCAGTTGTCGAAGGGCTACCGCAAGCGTTTCAACGCCGTTACCTCGAAGGCGGTTGCCTCCGGGCTGGTGACACCCCCTGGGCTGAATCGCCCGCCCTCGCGCTTCCGGCGGAAAAAAAATCTGCTTCCCTCGCTGATGTCGCACAGGGTTAA